The Torulaspora delbrueckii CBS 1146 chromosome 1, complete genome DNA segment TTTCCCCAAACGACTTCAGCTGGACCGATTGGCAAAGTAACCATACTTTGGAAATCAGGTTGTGGGACTGTCTTGCCCTCAGGGAAGCGCCATTTGATGGTTCTAATGAAGATAGACATCAAAACACCCAGTTGCAAGAATGCAAAATGTTCACCAATACATCTATGTCTACCACCACCGAATGGCAAATATGGAGAAGAAACACCCTTGGAAATAGCACCAAAACCATAGTCAACTTGTTCACCACcggaagaggaagaagctggatCATCATCCCAACGATGTAGATCAAACGTATGAGCATTAGGGAAGTATTTGTCTTGCAAATGACAGTAACCTGGGGAAACAAGAACGTGATAGTTCTTTGGAACAACGTAAGATGTGTTTGGAACTTGAATGTCTCTCATAACTTTACGGAATAAAGAATGTAATGGATGATGTAATCTCAAagtctctttgatcatttgATTCAATTTAGGCATTTGTTGCAACAAGTCGTAAGTCACTTCCTTCTTACCGTTGTCCAGAACGCGCATTTGTTCATCGTATAGCTCTTGTTGAACATCCGGTCTCTCAGCCAAATGTAGCAAAGCCCAAGCAGAAGTAGCAGCGGATGTATGCTGGCCACCCATCAAAACACCAATCAACAAGTTAGCAATTTCCTGATCAGTCATCTTGACACCATCCTTATAAGTAGAGTTCTTCATTAGCGAATCGATCAAATCTCTGTCCTGAATATCGTTGTTCTTACGTCTTTCTTCGATCAAAGAGATGTAAGTGGAGGAAATAGTTCTCTGGGCCTCATCTCTCTTCTTATTAACAGCCAAAGGCAAGTTTGGGAAAAC contains these protein-coding regions:
- the ERG11 gene encoding sterol 14-demethylase (similar to Saccharomyces cerevisiae ERG11 (YHR007C); ancestral locus Anc_5.588); amino-acid sequence: MSESHSIVGKVVECGSAAISHFLALSLAQQVSIVVATPFIYNLVWQLLYSFRSDRPPMVFHWIPWFGSAIPYGTRPYEFFAECQAKYGDIFSFVLLGKVMTVYLGTKGHEFVFNAKLADVSAEAAYTHLTTPVFGKGVIYDCPNSRLMEQKKFCKGALSKEAFQSYVPLMVEEVYKYFRTSPNFNMNEKSSGKIDVMVTQPEMTIFTASRTLLGKEMRDKLDTGFAYLFGDLDKGFIPVNFVFPNLPLAVNKKRDEAQRTISSTYISLIEERRKNNDIQDRDLIDSLMKNSTYKDGVKMTDQEIANLLIGVLMGGQHTSAATSAWALLHLAERPDVQQELYDEQMRVLDNGKKEVTYDLLQQMPKLNQMIKETLRLHHPLHSLFRKVMRDIQVPNTSYVVPKNYHVLVSPGYCHLQDKYFPNAHTFDLHRWDDDPASSSSGGEQVDYGFGAISKGVSSPYLPFGGGRHRCIGEHFAFLQLGVLMSIFIRTIKWRFPEGKTVPQPDFQSMVTLPIGPAEVVWGKRNPEQKI